One Streptomyces sp. NBC_00223 genomic window carries:
- a CDS encoding GlxA family transcriptional regulator, which translates to MPGSRLHRVAVLVLEGAKPLDVGIPAQVFTTRASMPYEVRVCGAAPGLVTGGDGLSYHVAHGLDALAWADVVFIPGYRFPDRDVPPPAVIDALIAAHAGGARLAAISTGAFALAATGLLDGKRATTHWHYTRALAAEHPLVRVDENVLFVDEGSVLTSAGAASGIDLCLHILRGDLGVAASNHAARRLVAAPYRSGGQAQYVPRSVPEPLGERFSATREWALHRLGEPLTLKALARHAAVSPRTFSRRFVEDTGYTPMQWVMRARIDVARELLERSERGVEQIAADVGLGTGTNLRLHFQHILGTTPSEYRRTFAQGE; encoded by the coding sequence GTGCCCGGATCCCGTCTGCATCGCGTCGCCGTCCTCGTGCTCGAAGGTGCGAAGCCGCTCGACGTAGGGATTCCCGCGCAGGTGTTCACCACGCGCGCGAGCATGCCGTACGAGGTGCGGGTGTGCGGCGCGGCGCCCGGTCTCGTGACGGGCGGCGACGGCCTGTCGTACCACGTCGCCCACGGACTCGACGCGCTCGCGTGGGCCGACGTCGTCTTCATCCCCGGCTACCGCTTCCCGGACCGCGACGTCCCGCCGCCGGCCGTCATCGACGCGCTGATCGCCGCCCACGCCGGGGGCGCGCGGCTCGCGGCCATCTCGACGGGCGCCTTCGCGCTCGCCGCCACGGGCCTGCTCGACGGCAAGCGCGCCACGACGCACTGGCACTACACGCGGGCGCTCGCGGCGGAGCACCCGCTCGTCCGGGTGGACGAGAACGTCCTGTTCGTCGACGAGGGCAGCGTGCTGACGTCGGCGGGCGCGGCCTCGGGCATCGACCTGTGTCTGCACATCCTGCGCGGCGACCTCGGGGTGGCCGCGTCGAACCACGCGGCCCGGCGCCTGGTCGCGGCCCCCTACCGCAGCGGCGGCCAGGCGCAGTACGTACCGCGCAGCGTGCCCGAGCCGCTGGGCGAACGGTTCTCCGCCACCCGCGAATGGGCGCTGCACCGGCTCGGCGAGCCCCTCACCCTCAAGGCGCTCGCCCGGCACGCGGCGGTGTCGCCGCGCACCTTCTCGCGGCGCTTCGTCGAGGACACCGGGTACACGCCGATGCAGTGGGTGATGCGCGCCCGTATCGACGTGGCCCGTGAGCTGCTGGAACGTTCGGAGCGCGGCGTCGAGCAGATCGCCGCCGACGTCGGCCTGGGCACCGGTACGAATCTGCGGCTGCACTTCCAGCACATCCTGGGGACCACGCCGAGCGAGTACCGGCGCACCTTCGCCCAGGGGGAGTAG
- a CDS encoding LysM peptidoglycan-binding domain-containing protein gives MPKHAFNRSIGSRLLSARGAVVVGTFAALTCGGVMSGTAQAADSSSASTTTEKTPGQSVGKTTYTVKSGDTLIGIAGSQNVTAGWQAIASANKISSPYIIYPGEALTLPTGSASSTSSTSSSTATAVTASATTATASTTTGSQTYADNLDGWINHSLAIMKQNGIPGSYDGIHRNIIRESSGNPNAINLWDSNAAAGHPSIGLLQVIQPTFTAYHVTGTSTNIYDPVANITAACNYAYHVYGSIDNVNGPY, from the coding sequence ATGCCCAAACACGCCTTCAACCGCTCGATCGGATCGCGTCTGCTCTCCGCGCGCGGCGCCGTCGTCGTCGGCACCTTCGCCGCCCTCACATGTGGGGGAGTCATGTCCGGGACGGCCCAGGCCGCCGACTCCTCCTCGGCCTCCACCACCACCGAGAAGACGCCGGGCCAGTCCGTCGGCAAGACCACGTACACCGTCAAGTCCGGCGACACCCTGATCGGCATCGCCGGGTCCCAGAACGTGACGGCCGGCTGGCAGGCCATCGCGTCGGCCAACAAGATCTCCAGCCCGTACATCATCTACCCGGGCGAGGCCCTGACGCTGCCGACCGGGTCGGCCTCCTCGACCTCCTCGACCTCCTCGTCCACGGCGACCGCGGTGACGGCGTCGGCGACCACGGCGACGGCCTCGACGACCACCGGCAGCCAGACCTACGCCGACAACCTGGACGGGTGGATCAACCACTCGCTGGCGATCATGAAGCAGAACGGAATTCCGGGAAGCTACGACGGAATTCACCGCAACATCATCCGTGAGTCCTCGGGCAACCCGAACGCGATCAACCTGTGGGACTCCAACGCCGCCGCCGGTCACCCCTCCATCGGCCTGCTCCAGGTAATTCAGCCGACGTTCACCGCCTACCACGTGACGGGCACCTCGACGAACATTTACGACCCGGTCGCCAACATCACCGCCGCGTGCAATTACGCGTACCACGTGTACGGCTCGATCGACAATGTCAACGGCCCCTACTGA
- the gap gene encoding type I glyceraldehyde-3-phosphate dehydrogenase: MTRIAINGFGRIGRNVLRALLERDSDLDVVAVNDLTEPAGLARLLAFDTTAGRLGRPVSVDGDVLVVDGRRIKVLAEREPERLPWADLDVDIVLEATGRFTSAAAARAHLTAGAKKVLVGAPSDGADVTLAFGVNSDAYDPAAHTIVSNASCTTNALAPLAAVLDELAGIEHGFMTTVHAYTQEQNLQDGPHRDARRARAAAVNIVPTTTGAAKAIGLVLPNLEGRLSGDSIRVPVPVGSIVELNTTVARDVTRDDVLAAYRAAAEGPLAGVLEYSEDALVSSDITGNPASAIFDSALTRVDGRHVKVVAWYDNEWGFSNRVIDTLQLLATR; encoded by the coding sequence ATGACTCGTATAGCCATCAATGGATTCGGCCGCATCGGACGCAATGTGCTGCGCGCGCTGCTCGAACGCGACAGCGACCTCGATGTCGTCGCCGTCAATGACCTCACGGAGCCCGCCGGCCTCGCGCGGCTGCTCGCCTTCGACACGACGGCCGGCCGGCTCGGCCGCCCGGTGAGCGTCGACGGGGACGTCCTCGTCGTCGACGGCCGTCGTATCAAGGTGCTCGCCGAGCGCGAGCCGGAGCGGCTGCCGTGGGCCGATCTCGACGTCGACATCGTGCTGGAGGCGACCGGCCGCTTCACCTCGGCCGCCGCCGCACGGGCCCACCTCACCGCGGGCGCCAAGAAGGTGCTGGTCGGCGCGCCGTCGGACGGCGCCGACGTCACGCTCGCGTTCGGGGTCAACAGCGACGCGTACGACCCGGCCGCGCACACAATCGTCTCGAACGCCTCCTGCACGACGAACGCGCTCGCGCCGCTGGCCGCGGTGCTGGACGAGCTGGCGGGCATCGAGCACGGCTTCATGACGACCGTGCACGCGTACACCCAGGAGCAGAACCTCCAGGACGGTCCGCACCGCGACGCCCGCCGGGCCCGCGCCGCCGCCGTCAACATCGTGCCGACCACGACGGGCGCCGCCAAGGCGATCGGCCTGGTGCTGCCGAACCTCGAAGGCAGGCTGTCGGGCGACTCGATCCGCGTGCCGGTCCCGGTGGGCTCGATCGTCGAGCTGAACACGACCGTCGCCCGCGACGTGACGCGCGACGACGTGCTGGCGGCGTACCGCGCCGCGGCGGAGGGCCCGCTCGCGGGCGTACTCGAATACTCGGAGGACGCGCTCGTGTCGTCCGACATCACGGGCAATCCGGCCTCGGCGATCTTCGACTCGGCCCTCACCCGCGTCGACGGCCGCCACGTCAAGGTGGTCGCCTGGTACGACAACGAGTGGGGCTTCTCGAACCGCGTGATCGACACGCTCCAGCTGCTCGCCACCCGCTGA
- a CDS encoding Hsp70 family protein, producing the protein MPSLVCLDDKGLILTGEAARKAADRSPERTERAVVRALVEQERTLLGGRTVSTVDLAAAVLSDVLARARSRHGGALPGRTVLTHPADWAPTRLARLGAAAEAAGITRPAFLAEPVAAARHYAADPGPGGLRDLPQGARCAVYDVGAALKVSVLAWDGAEFTVVRTAGDPDLGGDQLDDCLRELLAERVLDRDPGPWQELWEGDSPDAARQRASLSRALVAAREALSGSASVDVRVPGYPEPFLIRAHEFRTAARPVVERGYELLADTVRLDGREPADLPAVLIAGGAGRTPLVSDLIVERTHRLPLLAAAPESAVALGALTTPRAVPHRPQPADEQPVPPPEAKSPGRPAGYFIPDDLGFEF; encoded by the coding sequence ATGCCCTCCCTGGTCTGTCTGGACGACAAAGGTCTGATCCTCACCGGCGAAGCCGCCCGGAAGGCCGCGGACCGATCGCCGGAGCGCACCGAACGGGCCGTCGTGCGGGCGCTGGTGGAGCAGGAGCGGACGCTGCTCGGGGGCCGTACGGTGTCCACCGTCGACCTGGCGGCCGCGGTGCTCTCCGACGTGCTCGCGCGGGCCAGGTCCCGGCACGGCGGCGCCCTGCCGGGCCGGACCGTGCTCACCCATCCCGCCGACTGGGCGCCTACGCGGCTGGCACGGCTGGGCGCCGCCGCCGAGGCGGCCGGGATCACCCGGCCCGCATTCCTGGCCGAACCGGTCGCCGCGGCCCGCCATTACGCGGCCGACCCGGGCCCGGGGGGTCTGCGCGACCTTCCCCAGGGCGCCCGGTGCGCGGTGTACGACGTCGGCGCTGCCCTCAAGGTGTCCGTTCTCGCCTGGGACGGCGCGGAGTTCACCGTCGTGCGCACGGCGGGCGACCCCGATCTGGGCGGTGACCAACTGGACGACTGCCTGCGCGAGTTGCTGGCCGAACGAGTGCTGGACCGTGACCCGGGACCGTGGCAGGAGCTGTGGGAGGGCGACTCCCCGGACGCGGCCCGGCAACGGGCTTCCCTGAGCCGCGCGTTGGTCGCGGCCCGGGAGGCACTGTCCGGCAGCGCGAGCGTCGACGTACGGGTGCCCGGCTACCCGGAGCCGTTCCTGATCCGCGCCCATGAGTTCCGTACCGCCGCGCGGCCGGTCGTCGAGCGCGGCTACGAACTGCTCGCCGACACCGTGCGGTTGGACGGCCGGGAACCCGCCGATCTGCCCGCCGTACTCATCGCGGGCGGCGCGGGCCGTACGCCCCTGGTCTCCGACCTGATCGTGGAACGCACCCATCGGCTGCCGCTGTTGGCCGCCGCCCCGGAGTCGGCGGTGGCGCTGGGGGCGCTGACGACACCGAGGGCCGTTCCCCACCGGCCGCAGCCGGCCGACGAGCAGCCCGTCCCGCCGCCCGAGGCCAAGTCCCCCGGTAGGCCGGCCGGTTACTTCATCCCGGACGACCTGGGCTTCGAGTTCTGA
- a CDS encoding VMAP-C domain-containing protein has product MDEREREGYSGYDRDGHGGYSGYGGQTGHGVERDRYGDGPGPDAYGIVPRSRGYGDGPDEYRVASRSQGYGDAQDAYRLDPQPYGYDPGPDDALERRLAELLTRFDHMREPAGRQAVVRSLARRQPNILASAPRSDRMLLDVLGMVQAAAEFTGGLHQLLDAVGGDYRGSRPWLAAERFLRENYPEPLLTPGERDRLFELMRNLARSNIEDLLRFAVEHDEGFGERLARRRARFRRAETDLTALVAVLEDSPEVPGQIHPLTAFVESAAAPEDTYLREKLHWWNGKLTMRQNWPVDLMREARSRAAMEVGRAPEESCLLIEIHSRAPAPDVYDIDAWLCRGGREPSRLQAALRARGQAELDRCVNALHDQASEALAALAPGMRVEFLLPWHLIWLPVDQTVIEPHGAIGRTLGSHRNVVVRSAERQRLPEWHAALQKRWNWLKNHAVEDHEGAVVWVSPQQRIEPAELFYELNGTAETPVVYVLLEPPRHTWNALVDYFPVLMETGIPVVLAVRGPAAEDEVRRRMETCLRGALKDLPERVWALRRETRVRESNGHRTDTLDLDRHVSLLWDSPEGLKRTKAALRQPKSWGLEPDGQSVG; this is encoded by the coding sequence ATGGACGAGCGCGAGCGCGAGGGGTACAGCGGGTACGACCGGGACGGACACGGCGGGTACAGCGGGTACGGCGGTCAGACCGGTCACGGCGTCGAGCGCGACCGGTACGGCGACGGCCCGGGCCCGGACGCGTACGGCATCGTCCCCCGGAGCCGCGGATACGGCGACGGCCCCGACGAGTACCGCGTCGCATCCCGGAGCCAGGGATACGGCGACGCCCAGGACGCGTACCGCCTCGACCCCCAGCCCTACGGCTACGACCCCGGCCCCGACGACGCGCTGGAGCGCCGGCTCGCCGAACTCCTGACCCGGTTCGACCACATGCGCGAGCCGGCCGGGCGGCAGGCCGTCGTCAGATCGCTGGCCAGGAGACAGCCCAACATCCTGGCCTCGGCGCCCCGCAGCGACCGCATGCTGCTCGACGTGCTCGGCATGGTCCAGGCCGCCGCCGAATTCACGGGAGGACTGCACCAGCTCCTCGACGCGGTCGGCGGTGACTACCGCGGATCGAGGCCGTGGCTGGCCGCCGAGCGCTTTCTGCGGGAGAACTACCCCGAGCCCCTGCTCACTCCGGGCGAACGGGACCGGCTCTTCGAACTGATGCGGAATCTCGCGCGTTCGAACATCGAGGACCTGCTGAGGTTCGCGGTCGAGCACGACGAGGGCTTCGGCGAGCGCCTGGCCCGGCGGCGCGCCCGGTTCCGCCGGGCGGAGACCGATCTGACGGCGCTGGTCGCGGTGCTGGAGGACTCGCCAGAGGTGCCGGGGCAGATCCATCCGCTGACGGCCTTCGTCGAGTCGGCCGCCGCGCCCGAGGACACATATCTGCGCGAAAAACTCCATTGGTGGAACGGCAAGCTGACCATGCGTCAGAATTGGCCGGTGGACCTGATGCGTGAGGCCCGTTCGCGGGCGGCGATGGAGGTGGGCCGGGCTCCGGAGGAGAGCTGTCTGCTCATCGAGATCCACTCACGCGCCCCTGCCCCCGACGTCTACGACATCGACGCCTGGCTCTGCCGCGGCGGCCGCGAGCCCAGCCGGCTCCAGGCCGCCCTGCGGGCGCGTGGACAGGCCGAGCTCGACCGGTGCGTCAACGCCCTGCACGACCAGGCGTCCGAAGCCCTGGCCGCGCTCGCCCCCGGTATGCGGGTGGAGTTCCTGCTGCCGTGGCACCTGATCTGGCTGCCCGTGGACCAGACCGTGATCGAGCCGCACGGCGCGATCGGCCGGACCCTGGGCAGCCACCGCAACGTCGTGGTGCGCAGCGCCGAGCGGCAGCGCCTCCCCGAGTGGCACGCGGCGCTCCAGAAGCGCTGGAACTGGCTGAAGAACCACGCCGTGGAGGACCACGAGGGAGCCGTCGTATGGGTGAGCCCACAGCAGCGGATCGAGCCCGCCGAGCTGTTCTACGAACTCAACGGGACCGCCGAGACACCGGTGGTCTACGTCCTGCTCGAACCTCCGCGCCACACCTGGAACGCCCTGGTGGACTACTTCCCCGTACTGATGGAGACGGGGATCCCGGTGGTGCTCGCGGTGCGCGGCCCCGCCGCCGAGGACGAGGTGCGGCGGAGAATGGAAACTTGTCTGCGCGGCGCGCTCAAGGATCTTCCGGAGCGGGTATGGGCCCTGCGACGGGAAACACGGGTCAGGGAGTCGAACGGTCACCGGACCGACACCCTCGACCTCGATCGGCATGTCTCCCTGTTGTGGGACAGCCCGGAGGGCTTGAAACGGACCAAGGCAGCGCTCAGGCAGCCGAAGAGCTGGGGGTTGGAGCCTGATGGACAGTCAGTCGGATGA
- a CDS encoding winged helix-turn-helix transcriptional regulator: MLTRTVRHLERDGLVARTVYPEVPPRVEYELTATGRTLIEPAVALAEWAVDNNPGTDRSQAAYDSQRP, translated from the coding sequence ATGCTGACCCGTACGGTCCGGCACCTTGAGCGCGACGGGCTCGTGGCCCGCACGGTGTACCCCGAGGTCCCGCCACGGGTCGAGTACGAACTCACCGCGACGGGACGCACCTTGATCGAACCCGCCGTCGCGCTCGCCGAGTGGGCCGTCGACAACAACCCCGGCACCGACCGCAGCCAGGCGGCGTACGACTCTCAGCGCCCCTGA
- a CDS encoding helix-turn-helix domain-containing protein gives MEIGARVAEARSERGATQAQLAATIGMDRTALAKIESGSRGVSALELVAIARALGRRVEWFVDETPPALASYRGAHPGVAVQAIDTELDSLVREVEFVTSHCPELVTGQPEPLPHPATPEDAEDLAATARRLLGLKPGQPVHELSRLAAAIGLLVFSVDLGEGADAGTVLLRRGGVALINGHWRVGRRRLAAAHELGHYLVADEFALDWRVAATEARGIEARLDRFARALLLPVEDLRQRWAQWLTIPDETWRDAAVRAASHYGTDMATLARRLVEIDLVDRSRSDEIRRVQTKQADIVEKNLVVRDEMAPVALPRPYEQAVLKLYRREVITADRALGLLRGNFDLDALPTLPPAPEAEMWEVTS, from the coding sequence ATGGAGATCGGTGCGCGCGTCGCTGAGGCCAGGTCGGAACGCGGAGCCACCCAGGCTCAGCTGGCGGCCACCATTGGGATGGACCGCACGGCCTTGGCGAAGATCGAGTCGGGCAGCCGCGGTGTGTCCGCCCTGGAACTCGTCGCGATCGCACGCGCGCTGGGGCGCCGCGTGGAGTGGTTCGTCGACGAGACCCCACCCGCGCTGGCCTCGTACCGCGGGGCGCATCCAGGGGTGGCCGTTCAGGCCATCGACACCGAGCTCGACTCGCTGGTCCGCGAGGTCGAGTTCGTCACCTCTCACTGCCCGGAACTGGTGACGGGACAGCCGGAGCCTTTGCCGCACCCGGCCACGCCGGAGGATGCGGAGGATCTGGCCGCCACTGCCCGCCGGCTTCTCGGGCTGAAGCCGGGGCAACCGGTACACGAACTCTCGAGACTGGCCGCCGCCATAGGACTGTTGGTGTTCAGCGTGGACCTCGGGGAAGGTGCGGACGCCGGCACGGTTCTGTTGAGGCGTGGCGGTGTCGCACTCATCAACGGGCACTGGCGGGTGGGCCGCCGCCGCCTCGCCGCCGCCCATGAACTGGGGCATTACCTCGTGGCCGACGAATTCGCTCTTGACTGGCGGGTGGCCGCGACAGAGGCGAGGGGAATCGAAGCCAGACTGGATCGCTTTGCACGAGCCCTGCTCCTGCCCGTTGAAGACCTCCGGCAGCGCTGGGCGCAGTGGCTGACCATTCCGGACGAGACGTGGCGTGATGCCGCAGTGCGTGCCGCCAGTCATTACGGAACGGACATGGCGACCCTGGCACGCAGACTGGTGGAAATCGACTTGGTGGACAGGAGCCGTTCGGACGAGATCCGCCGGGTGCAGACCAAGCAGGCCGACATCGTGGAGAAGAACCTCGTCGTCCGGGATGAAATGGCGCCGGTGGCACTGCCACGCCCCTACGAGCAGGCTGTACTGAAGTTGTACCGACGCGAAGTGATCACCGCCGATCGGGCCCTCGGGCTGCTCCGTGGCAATTTCGACCTCGACGCTCTTCCCACCCTGCCTCCGGCGCCGGAGGCAGAGATGTGGGAAGTGACGTCGTGA
- a CDS encoding TRAFAC clade GTPase domain-containing protein, with protein sequence MDIVMLGHSAAGKTTYVSLMYAAMREGVEGLSLRAEDPYAHRSLMRAAEAVLRGHYPPASDQRAVFDLVLQHNGRDVFPFRWRDYRGGTLLERAGTSPQAAQLHEDLTQAQGIILFADAPRLLNHASAAGEVRRMTVHVLRALQARGEALTPVVLTLTKCDLVDMDDEGVLARLIEPFQQLIDGIAATEHLFGALVPVSCGPSPVNVAVPVLWSLHFGVVGRAMQLRASADERFTAARQAAAKDTLGDRISSWWKSEPSWAAISARHQLEAQAELARLEPLAEPAERLGSLLEDVASF encoded by the coding sequence ATGGACATAGTGATGCTCGGCCACAGCGCGGCAGGCAAAACGACCTATGTCTCCCTCATGTACGCCGCCATGCGCGAGGGCGTCGAGGGGCTGAGTCTGCGGGCGGAGGACCCGTACGCCCACCGGTCCCTCATGCGCGCCGCCGAAGCGGTGCTGCGGGGCCACTACCCCCCGGCCAGCGACCAGCGGGCGGTGTTCGACCTCGTGCTCCAGCACAACGGACGCGATGTCTTTCCGTTCCGCTGGCGCGACTACCGGGGCGGGACGCTGCTGGAGCGGGCCGGCACCAGTCCCCAGGCGGCGCAACTGCACGAGGATCTGACCCAGGCCCAGGGCATCATCCTGTTCGCCGACGCGCCACGGCTACTCAACCACGCCAGTGCGGCCGGCGAAGTACGGCGCATGACGGTGCATGTGCTGCGGGCGTTGCAGGCTCGCGGGGAGGCCCTGACCCCCGTCGTGCTGACCCTCACCAAGTGCGATCTGGTCGACATGGACGACGAGGGCGTACTGGCCCGACTCATCGAGCCCTTCCAGCAGTTGATCGACGGCATCGCGGCCACCGAGCACCTTTTCGGCGCCCTGGTCCCGGTGTCCTGCGGTCCCTCCCCGGTCAACGTGGCCGTCCCGGTGCTCTGGAGTCTGCACTTCGGCGTCGTCGGACGGGCGATGCAGCTCAGGGCGTCGGCCGACGAGCGGTTCACGGCGGCGCGGCAGGCGGCGGCCAAGGACACCCTGGGCGACCGGATCAGCAGCTGGTGGAAGAGCGAGCCGTCGTGGGCGGCGATCAGCGCCCGGCACCAACTGGAAGCACAGGCGGAGCTGGCCCGGCTGGAGCCGCTGGCGGAGCCGGCCGAACGGCTCGGGTCGCTCCTGGAGGACGTGGCCAGCTTCTGA
- a CDS encoding MFS transporter, whose translation MTFPGAGERRAVPWYALAAVVFAVGMAGTTLPTPLYGLYRQEIGFSEFMVTVVFAVYACGVIAALLIAGNFSDLLGRRPILLFGLGLSMLSAVCFVFEHGLPLLFVGRLLSGFSAGLFSGTATAAVMELATPGQRGRAALTATVANMGGLGCGPLLSGLLAQYAPHPLRLPYLVHLGLLVVSCVITWLLPETVTRPDPRPPLRPQGMVVPAEVRGVFVPAALAAFAGFSVLGLFTAVAPSFVAQYLHVDNLAVSGAVVLSVFIASTVGQSLMGRFGHARALPLGCLVLMVGLVLLGCSLLVESMALLVVGAVVSGLGQGLGFRGAMATVSRFAPAEQRGATISAFFVAAYVGISLPVVGIGALALAVGLRSSGVIFVACVIVMSGAVAGYLLRRPVPAG comes from the coding sequence ATGACGTTTCCAGGCGCGGGAGAGCGCCGGGCCGTGCCCTGGTACGCCCTGGCCGCCGTGGTGTTCGCGGTGGGCATGGCCGGGACCACGCTGCCGACACCGCTGTACGGGCTCTACCGCCAGGAGATCGGGTTCTCCGAGTTCATGGTGACGGTGGTCTTCGCCGTCTACGCGTGCGGGGTGATCGCCGCGCTGCTGATCGCCGGCAACTTCTCCGACCTGCTCGGCCGCCGCCCGATCCTGCTGTTCGGCTTGGGCCTGTCCATGCTGAGCGCGGTCTGCTTCGTGTTCGAGCACGGGCTGCCGCTGCTGTTCGTGGGACGTCTGCTGTCGGGCTTCTCGGCCGGGCTCTTCAGCGGCACCGCCACGGCAGCCGTCATGGAGCTGGCCACTCCCGGGCAACGCGGCCGTGCCGCCCTCACGGCGACGGTGGCCAACATGGGCGGCCTCGGCTGCGGTCCGCTGCTCTCGGGACTGCTGGCGCAGTACGCGCCCCACCCCCTGCGGCTGCCGTACCTGGTGCACCTGGGGCTGCTCGTCGTCTCCTGCGTCATCACCTGGCTGCTGCCGGAGACGGTGACCCGCCCCGACCCTCGGCCGCCGCTGCGCCCGCAGGGCATGGTCGTGCCCGCCGAGGTGCGGGGTGTCTTCGTCCCCGCCGCGCTCGCCGCCTTCGCCGGGTTCTCGGTCCTGGGCCTGTTCACCGCGGTGGCGCCGTCCTTCGTCGCCCAGTACCTGCACGTGGACAATCTCGCCGTTTCAGGGGCGGTCGTCCTGTCCGTCTTCATCGCCTCGACGGTCGGGCAGTCGCTGATGGGCCGGTTCGGCCACGCGCGCGCACTGCCCCTCGGCTGCCTGGTCCTGATGGTGGGGCTGGTCCTGCTCGGCTGCTCGCTCCTGGTGGAGTCGATGGCCCTGCTCGTGGTGGGCGCGGTGGTCAGCGGCCTCGGCCAGGGCCTGGGCTTCCGCGGCGCCATGGCCACGGTGAGCCGGTTCGCCCCCGCGGAGCAGCGCGGCGCGACGATCTCCGCCTTCTTCGTCGCCGCCTACGTCGGCATCTCGCTGCCGGTGGTCGGCATCGGCGCGCTGGCGTTGGCCGTGGGCCTGCGCAGCTCGGGCGTGATCTTCGTGGCGTGCGTGATCGTCATGTCGGGCGCGGTGGCCGGGTATCTGCTGCGGCGGCCGGTGCCGGCGGGCTGA
- a CDS encoding effector-associated domain 2-containing protein, giving the protein MSLVPPTVSGRGTTGVWVGVRERLEDPWRVRVLGPDGPDGPVGAGVLLTGHRVLTCAHVVESALGDDAGQVTEGASVTVDFPGSLAGGTRTAGVVPGGWAPRTGERADVAVLELDSAPPADTAPATLRRCGPAADRQVRVYGEAAAGTGAWARTVLVGPGGLSPDWVQMDLLTVSGERVRRGYSGAGVVDAADGSVRGIVVAAARGEGPGTAWMIPVEAVLRYCPLLADAVTTDAADRAARTPDPFPEWPSRAEQRLADALVRLPSIQDPQRRNSVIRDTGEDIALLTERSGVLLQDVRALVSLCLQYDDGIDRLAAAARWYERGSRPMAEFDAVWLSLRPDGG; this is encoded by the coding sequence GTGTCGCTCGTCCCGCCGACGGTGTCGGGCCGCGGCACAACGGGGGTGTGGGTGGGGGTGCGGGAACGTCTTGAGGACCCCTGGCGGGTCCGTGTGCTGGGACCTGACGGGCCGGACGGGCCAGTGGGCGCGGGGGTGCTGCTGACCGGTCACCGAGTGCTGACCTGCGCGCACGTGGTCGAGAGCGCGCTCGGCGACGACGCCGGCCAGGTCACCGAGGGCGCGTCGGTCACGGTCGACTTCCCCGGTTCGCTCGCCGGAGGCACCCGTACGGCCGGGGTCGTACCGGGCGGCTGGGCCCCGCGGACCGGTGAACGCGCCGACGTCGCCGTACTGGAGCTGGACTCCGCGCCGCCCGCGGACACCGCACCGGCCACGCTCCGCCGCTGCGGGCCGGCCGCCGACCGCCAGGTGCGGGTCTACGGCGAGGCCGCCGCCGGGACGGGCGCCTGGGCCAGGACCGTGCTGGTCGGACCGGGTGGCCTGAGCCCGGACTGGGTGCAGATGGACCTCCTGACCGTATCGGGCGAGCGCGTCCGCCGGGGCTACAGCGGGGCCGGCGTGGTGGACGCGGCCGACGGCTCGGTGCGCGGCATCGTGGTCGCCGCCGCGCGGGGCGAGGGCCCCGGCACCGCGTGGATGATCCCGGTCGAGGCCGTCCTGCGCTACTGCCCGCTCCTCGCCGACGCGGTCACCACCGACGCCGCCGACAGGGCCGCCCGTACCCCCGACCCCTTCCCCGAGTGGCCGTCGCGGGCCGAACAGCGCCTCGCCGACGCCCTCGTACGACTGCCCAGCATCCAGGACCCGCAGCGCCGCAACAGCGTCATCCGCGACACCGGCGAGGACATCGCCCTGCTGACCGAGCGCTCGGGCGTACTGCTCCAGGACGTACGGGCCCTGGTCTCGCTCTGCCTCCAGTACGACGACGGCATCGACCGCCTGGCCGCGGCGGCCCGCTGGTACGAACGCGGCTCGCGTCCCATGGCCGAATTCGACGCCGTCTGGCTCTCCTTACGCCCGGACGGCGGCTGA